The proteins below are encoded in one region of Bacteroides uniformis:
- a CDS encoding hemolysin family protein, with the protein MDTVIFLLITMAFSAFFSGMEIAFVSVDKLRFEMERKSGVTSGIISYFLRNPNNFISTMLVGNNIALVIYGILMAQIIEVNLLAGIISNHFVMVLVQTVISTLIILVTGEFLPKTLFKINPNLMLRVCAIPLFICYVILFPVSKFASGLSYLFLRIFGMKVNKEASAKAFGKVDLDYFIQSSIENAESEEELDAEVKIFQNALDFSNIKIRDCIVPRTEVVAVDLTTTLEELKCLFVESGISKIIVYDGNIDNVVGYIHSSEMFRNPVDWRNNVKEVPIVPETMSAHKLMKLFMQQKKTIAVVVDEFGGTAGIVSLEDLVEEIFGDIEDEHDNTSYVCKQLGEREYVLSARLEIEKVNETFGLDLPESDDYLTVGGLILNRYQSFPKLHEVIEVDNYQFKIIKVTATKIELVRLKVIE; encoded by the coding sequence ATGGATACCGTTATTTTTTTATTGATAACCATGGCTTTCTCTGCTTTCTTTTCAGGAATGGAGATTGCCTTTGTTTCCGTAGATAAACTGCGCTTTGAGATGGAAAGGAAGTCAGGCGTCACTTCCGGTATCATTTCCTATTTCCTTCGCAACCCGAATAACTTCATCTCGACCATGCTGGTGGGTAATAACATCGCGCTTGTCATTTATGGTATCTTGATGGCACAAATCATAGAGGTGAATCTTCTTGCCGGAATTATTTCCAATCATTTTGTAATGGTGTTGGTGCAGACTGTAATTTCCACTCTTATTATTTTGGTAACCGGTGAGTTCTTGCCGAAGACTTTGTTTAAAATCAATCCCAATCTGATGCTGAGGGTATGTGCCATTCCTTTATTCATATGTTATGTCATTCTGTTTCCTGTTTCAAAGTTTGCATCGGGATTGTCGTATCTGTTCCTTCGGATATTTGGGATGAAAGTAAACAAGGAGGCGTCGGCCAAGGCTTTTGGCAAAGTGGATTTGGATTACTTCATCCAGTCGAGCATAGAGAATGCGGAAAGTGAAGAAGAACTGGATGCAGAGGTAAAGATATTCCAAAATGCGCTTGACTTTTCGAATATAAAGATACGCGACTGTATTGTACCGCGTACAGAGGTGGTAGCTGTAGATCTGACCACTACATTGGAAGAATTGAAATGTCTTTTTGTGGAGTCGGGTATTTCCAAAATCATAGTATATGATGGAAATATAGATAATGTGGTGGGATATATTCACTCGTCGGAGATGTTCAGGAATCCGGTGGACTGGAGGAATAACGTGAAGGAAGTGCCTATTGTACCCGAAACGATGTCGGCCCACAAACTGATGAAACTGTTCATGCAACAGAAAAAAACGATTGCTGTAGTGGTGGACGAATTCGGTGGTACGGCGGGTATCGTCTCTTTAGAGGATTTGGTGGAAGAAATTTTTGGCGATATTGAGGATGAGCATGATAACACATCCTATGTGTGTAAGCAGTTGGGTGAACGTGAATATGTGCTTTCGGCCCGTCTGGAAATAGAAAAGGTAAATGAGACTTTCGGGCTCGACCTGCCGGAATCGGATGATTATCTGACAGTGGGCGGTCTGATTTTGAACCGTTATCAAAGTTTCCCGAAACTGCATGAAGTGATTGAAGTGGATAATTATCAGTTTAAAATAATCAAGGTAACAGCCACTAAAATTGAGTTGGTAAGACTGAAAGTCATTGAATAA
- a CDS encoding DUF4837 family protein → MRKHLFYLSMVLVLTLFSACGGGKKGVFTPTSSGRAYEVLVVVEPGLWERPAGRALFDVLDSDVPGLPQSERSFRIMYTAPSNYDATLKLIRNIIIVDVNKDLYTQPKFKYARNVYAAPQSILTIQAPDEASFEKFVEENRQVIIDFFTHAEMNRQISVLKDKHSDYIATKVKSQFDCDVWVPGELTSTKEGENFFWAGTNAATGDQNFVIYSYPYTDKDTFTKEYFVHKRDSVMKINIPGAREGMYMSTDSLMTDVRPISVQGDYALEARGLWRIKGDFMGGPFVSHVRLDKANQRIIVSEIFIYSPDKMKRNLVRQMEASLYTLKLPGSKQEGAEIPVGVTSKDTTNNK, encoded by the coding sequence ATGAGAAAGCACTTGTTTTATTTGAGTATGGTTCTCGTACTGACGCTTTTTTCCGCTTGCGGTGGTGGTAAAAAGGGTGTGTTTACTCCGACCTCCAGCGGTCGTGCGTATGAAGTTCTGGTAGTGGTGGAGCCCGGCTTGTGGGAACGTCCTGCCGGTAGGGCGCTTTTCGATGTGCTTGATTCTGATGTTCCGGGGCTTCCCCAGTCAGAACGTTCATTCCGAATCATGTATACTGCCCCTTCCAATTATGATGCCACTTTAAAACTGATTCGCAATATCATTATTGTCGATGTGAACAAGGACCTCTATACCCAGCCTAAATTCAAGTATGCAAGGAATGTATATGCTGCTCCTCAGTCTATTCTCACTATTCAGGCACCGGACGAGGCTTCGTTCGAGAAATTTGTGGAGGAGAATAGGCAGGTAATCATCGATTTCTTTACCCATGCGGAAATGAATCGTCAGATTTCAGTATTGAAGGACAAGCATAGCGACTATATAGCAACGAAGGTGAAAAGCCAGTTCGATTGCGATGTATGGGTGCCGGGCGAACTGACATCTACCAAGGAGGGTGAGAACTTCTTCTGGGCAGGTACGAATGCAGCTACCGGCGACCAGAACTTTGTAATCTACTCTTATCCTTATACGGATAAGGATACGTTTACTAAAGAATATTTTGTTCATAAACGCGATTCCGTGATGAAGATTAATATCCCTGGTGCCCGTGAAGGCATGTATATGTCGACGGATTCTCTGATGACCGATGTACGCCCCATCAGTGTGCAGGGAGACTATGCACTGGAGGCCCGCGGCTTGTGGCGCATAAAGGGTGACTTCATGGGCGGTCCGTTCGTATCGCATGTACGTTTGGACAAGGCCAATCAGCGTATTATCGTATCTGAAATATTTATTTATTCACCTGATAAAATGAAACGTAATCTGGTACGTCAGATGGAGGCTTCGCTCTATACCTTGAAACTGCCCGGCAGCAAGCAGGAAGGTGCGGAAATTCCGGTAGGCGTAACCTCAAAAGATACTACTAATAATAAGTAA
- the rlmN gene encoding 23S rRNA (adenine(2503)-C(2))-methyltransferase RlmN, translating to MQKRPLLGLTLAELQNVVKNLGMPGFSAKQIASWLYDKKVASIDEMSNLSLKHRELLKEIYEVGAEAPVDAMRSVDGTVKYLYRAGEGHFVEAVYIPDEDRATLCVSSQVGCKMNCKFCMTGKQGFTANLTSNQIINQISSLPERDKLTNVVMMGMGEPLDNLDEVLKALEIMTASYGYAWSPKRVTLSSVGLKKGLQRFIGESDCHLAISLHSPIPLQRRELMPAEKAFSITEIVELLRNYDFSKQRRLSFEYIVFKGVNDSLPYAKELLKLLRGLDCRINLIRFHAIPGVNLEGADMETMTAFRDYLTSHGLFTTIRSSRGEDIFAACGMLSTAKQEENKEELI from the coding sequence ATGCAGAAACGACCTCTATTGGGCTTGACGCTCGCTGAATTGCAGAATGTGGTGAAGAATTTGGGAATGCCCGGTTTCTCTGCCAAGCAGATAGCTTCCTGGCTGTATGACAAGAAGGTGGCTTCTATAGACGAAATGAGCAATCTTTCGTTGAAGCATCGGGAATTGCTGAAAGAAATCTATGAGGTAGGTGCCGAAGCGCCGGTAGATGCCATGCGCTCTGTAGACGGTACGGTGAAATACTTATACCGGGCAGGCGAGGGACATTTCGTGGAAGCTGTCTATATACCCGACGAAGACCGGGCTACGCTTTGTGTCTCCTCTCAGGTGGGCTGTAAGATGAACTGCAAATTCTGTATGACCGGCAAGCAGGGCTTTACCGCCAATCTGACATCCAACCAGATTATCAACCAAATCAGTTCGTTGCCCGAAAGGGACAAGCTGACCAATGTGGTAATGATGGGCATGGGCGAACCACTTGATAATCTGGACGAGGTATTGAAAGCGCTGGAAATAATGACCGCCTCTTATGGATATGCGTGGAGTCCCAAGCGTGTCACCCTTTCTTCAGTGGGATTGAAGAAGGGCTTGCAGCGTTTTATTGGGGAATCGGACTGCCATCTGGCTATCAGCCTTCATTCGCCGATACCTTTGCAACGTCGCGAGCTGATGCCGGCAGAGAAGGCCTTCTCCATCACGGAGATTGTTGAATTGTTAAGAAACTATGATTTTAGCAAACAGCGCAGACTATCTTTTGAATATATTGTTTTCAAAGGAGTGAATGACTCGTTACCGTATGCAAAGGAACTTCTGAAGTTGCTACGTGGGCTGGACTGCCGGATTAACCTGATTCGTTTTCATGCCATACCTGGAGTGAATCTTGAAGGGGCTGATATGGAAACCATGACTGCGTTCCGTGATTATCTGACTTCGCACGGTCTGTTTACCACTATACGGTCATCGCGTGGAGAGGATATATTTGCTGCTTGTGGCATGTTGTCCACTGCCAAGCAGGAGGAGAATAAAGAAGAATTAATATAA
- a CDS encoding type III pantothenate kinase: MNLIIDIGNTIAKMAVFDGGRIVEVVYDSNLTLERLPEVCRTYTIEKAIVATVIDLSREVLSQLEDMAVPILWLNEKTSLPVENLYETPRTLGYDRMAAVVGANEQFPGRDILVIDAGTCITYEFVDAAARYHGGNISPGLQMRFKALHQFTGRLPMVALEGRMVPMGKDTDTAIRAGVLKGIEYEISGYITVMKHKYPELLVFLTGGDDFSFDTNLKSIIFADRFLVLKGLNRILNYNNDRL, from the coding sequence GTGAATCTCATTATTGATATAGGAAATACAATCGCCAAGATGGCGGTGTTTGATGGTGGACGTATCGTGGAGGTGGTGTATGACTCCAATCTGACGTTGGAACGGTTGCCTGAAGTATGCCGTACATATACGATTGAAAAAGCGATAGTGGCTACTGTCATTGATTTGAGTAGAGAGGTGTTGTCGCAACTGGAAGATATGGCTGTCCCCATTCTGTGGCTCAATGAAAAGACTTCTCTTCCGGTAGAAAACCTCTATGAAACTCCCCGGACGCTGGGGTATGATCGTATGGCGGCGGTGGTAGGAGCCAATGAGCAATTTCCTGGCAGGGATATACTGGTGATTGATGCCGGTACCTGTATCACTTATGAGTTTGTCGATGCTGCTGCCCGCTATCATGGCGGGAATATCTCTCCCGGCCTGCAGATGCGTTTCAAGGCGCTTCATCAGTTTACCGGACGGCTTCCAATGGTGGCTCTTGAGGGGCGGATGGTGCCCATGGGGAAGGATACCGATACGGCTATCCGTGCCGGAGTACTGAAGGGTATTGAATATGAAATTTCAGGTTACATTACGGTTATGAAGCATAAATATCCTGAACTTTTGGTTTTTTTAACGGGCGGGGATGATTTTTCTTTTGATACAAACTTAAAAAGTATCATCTTTGCAGACAGATTTTTAGTGTTGAAAGGATTAAATAGAATTTTAAACTATAATAATGACAGGCTATAG
- the lnb gene encoding lipoprotein N-acyltransferase Lnb, producing the protein MKRSLLIHIYIAIFFFCLPSANAQVTQQQKTAATDSVRVSLLTCAAGGEIYSLFGHTAIRYENYTRGIDAVFNYGMFNFNAPNFIFRFALGETDYQLGVTDYEHFAAEYNYLGRDVWQQTLNLTEEEKERLIALLTENYRPENRVYRYNFFYDNCATRPRDQIERAINGTLQYADNMTANSTGISFRDLLHKYSEGHLWSRFGMDLCMGSKADEPINRRLVMFVPFYMQEYFNKAQIVDKEGQTRPLVAKEEKIVITGKTPADFVSRGITPMQSASLLLILVAGISIYGIRRGKTLWGIDLILFLVAGMAGCILAFLALFSQHPAVSPNYILFVFHPFHLFCLPFMLSRVRKREISRYMLVNFAVLTLFIGLWTIIPQRIPPAVLPLALCLLIRSASNLILTYKRK; encoded by the coding sequence ATGAAACGAAGCCTACTTATACATATATATATAGCAATCTTTTTCTTCTGTTTGCCTTCAGCAAATGCCCAGGTGACACAACAGCAAAAGACTGCTGCAACAGACTCCGTACGCGTCAGCCTACTGACTTGCGCTGCAGGAGGAGAGATTTATTCCCTATTCGGACACACTGCCATACGGTACGAGAACTATACACGTGGCATTGACGCCGTCTTCAATTACGGCATGTTCAACTTCAACGCCCCTAACTTCATCTTCCGTTTTGCCTTGGGAGAAACGGATTATCAACTTGGAGTAACCGATTATGAGCATTTCGCCGCCGAATACAACTATCTGGGACGCGATGTCTGGCAACAAACGTTAAACCTAACAGAAGAGGAAAAAGAACGCCTGATAGCACTATTGACAGAGAACTACCGCCCTGAAAACCGAGTATACCGCTACAATTTTTTCTACGACAATTGTGCCACCCGCCCGCGGGACCAGATAGAGCGTGCCATCAACGGCACTCTGCAATACGCTGACAATATGACTGCTAACAGTACGGGAATCTCTTTCAGGGATTTGCTGCATAAATACAGTGAAGGCCATTTGTGGTCACGTTTCGGCATGGACCTATGCATGGGCAGCAAAGCAGACGAACCCATCAACCGGCGGCTGGTAATGTTCGTCCCCTTCTACATGCAGGAGTATTTCAATAAAGCGCAGATTGTGGACAAAGAAGGACAAACACGGCCACTGGTTGCTAAAGAAGAAAAAATCGTAATAACGGGTAAAACACCAGCCGACTTCGTCAGCAGAGGCATCACACCGATGCAGTCGGCTTCGCTATTACTGATACTTGTAGCAGGCATCAGCATTTACGGCATACGAAGAGGGAAGACTCTTTGGGGCATAGACCTCATACTCTTCTTGGTTGCCGGAATGGCTGGATGTATACTGGCATTTTTAGCACTATTCTCACAGCATCCGGCAGTAAGTCCCAATTATATATTATTTGTATTCCATCCATTTCACCTTTTCTGCCTTCCATTCATGCTATCCAGGGTACGAAAAAGGGAAATAAGCCGCTATATGCTGGTTAATTTTGCAGTTTTAACACTTTTTATAGGGCTTTGGACAATAATTCCGCAGAGAATTCCGCCAGCAGTATTACCTTTGGCACTGTGTTTGCTGATACGTTCTGCAAGCAACCTCATTCTAACATACAAACGAAAGTAA
- a CDS encoding PorV/PorQ family protein, giving the protein MTGYRQTLLVLLLTILSGAAVAQNNTNSPYTRYGYGQLSEQGSSNSRAMGGIAYGLRDKYQTNFANPASYTAVDSLTFIFDGAVSLQNTNLSNGTLKRNAKNSSFDYITMQFRASKWAAISLGLLPYSNVGYSMGEYREDTEFPDKSTTVSYSGEGGLHQLYLGAGFKIIKNLSVGANFSYLWGDITRTAAETFPSSSSVFPITIQSNVAVKSYKLDFGAQYTHQFGKKHVATLGVVFSPGHDLSNDAYEVTQTGNSNTGATSVTRDTVVTCGIPTTFGAGVTYVYDNRLTVGADVMFQNWSKVSYMNNDEAFCDRGRISVGAEYLPNPMGRSYLSHVKYRLGAYYSKPYYKIDGVRAADEYGVTAGFGLPIPRTRSVLSLSAQYVRTKGTQAAFLNENTLRICIGVTFNERWFFKRKVD; this is encoded by the coding sequence ATGACAGGCTATAGACAAACACTGTTAGTGCTCTTGCTCACGATATTATCAGGAGCGGCAGTCGCTCAAAATAATACAAATTCTCCCTATACACGATATGGATATGGACAGTTATCTGAACAAGGCTCGAGCAACAGTAGGGCGATGGGTGGTATTGCCTATGGTTTACGGGACAAGTATCAGACTAACTTTGCTAATCCTGCATCCTATACGGCGGTAGATTCGCTGACTTTTATCTTCGATGGAGCAGTCTCTCTACAGAATACAAATCTCAGTAACGGTACTCTGAAACGAAATGCCAAGAATTCCAGTTTTGACTATATCACGATGCAGTTTCGTGCAAGTAAATGGGCTGCCATAAGCTTGGGGTTGCTGCCTTATTCAAACGTTGGATACAGTATGGGAGAATATCGGGAAGATACGGAATTTCCAGACAAATCTACTACGGTAAGCTATTCGGGAGAAGGAGGCTTGCACCAGCTTTATTTAGGTGCCGGTTTTAAAATAATTAAAAATCTTTCTGTCGGTGCGAATTTTTCGTATCTTTGGGGAGATATAACAAGAACCGCTGCGGAGACCTTTCCGTCCAGTTCAAGTGTATTTCCTATTACAATACAGTCTAATGTGGCTGTAAAGAGTTATAAGTTGGATTTTGGAGCGCAGTACACTCACCAGTTTGGGAAAAAACATGTTGCAACGTTGGGAGTTGTCTTTTCTCCGGGGCATGATCTGAGTAACGATGCGTACGAAGTTACGCAGACTGGTAATAGCAATACGGGAGCTACTTCGGTAACAAGGGATACTGTCGTTACTTGTGGCATTCCGACAACATTTGGCGCAGGTGTGACCTACGTGTACGACAACCGACTGACTGTAGGCGCGGATGTAATGTTCCAGAATTGGAGTAAAGTGAGTTATATGAACAATGACGAGGCGTTTTGCGACCGTGGAAGAATATCCGTTGGTGCAGAGTATCTGCCGAATCCTATGGGACGAAGTTATTTGTCTCATGTGAAGTATCGTTTGGGAGCTTATTATTCCAAACCTTATTATAAGATAGACGGTGTACGTGCCGCTGATGAATATGGCGTTACTGCCGGTTTTGGATTGCCCATACCGAGAACCCGTTCCGTATTGAGTCTTTCTGCACAATACGTGCGAACCAAAGGAACCCAAGCAGCGTTCTTGAACGAAAATACATTGCGCATTTGTATCGGAGTAACCTTTAACGAACGTTGGTTCTTCAAGCGTAAAGTGGATTAA
- the lptC gene encoding LPS export ABC transporter periplasmic protein LptC — MLLQPINIVYHKNASITIVLGAMVMLLLFSSCSGKKKELGDAITERDSMAVMDTRGVTTLVSDSGVTRYRINTEEWLVFDRKNPPYWAFEKGVYLEKFDSIFQVEASIKADTAYFFNKEELWKLMGNVHIQNLKGEQFDTELLYWDQRAQRIYSDEFIRIEQPDRIITGHGFESNQQMTVYTIRKPEGIFYVDEETAAADSLQTDTIN, encoded by the coding sequence ATGTTGCTACAACCCATCAACATTGTTTATCATAAAAATGCGAGCATAACCATTGTCCTTGGGGCAATGGTTATGCTTCTTTTATTTTCTTCGTGTTCCGGGAAGAAGAAGGAGCTGGGAGATGCCATTACCGAGCGTGACTCTATGGCAGTGATGGATACCCGCGGGGTGACTACACTGGTTTCTGATTCCGGTGTAACGCGTTACCGCATCAATACGGAAGAGTGGCTGGTCTTTGACCGGAAGAATCCTCCTTACTGGGCTTTTGAAAAGGGGGTCTATTTGGAGAAGTTCGACTCTATCTTCCAAGTGGAGGCAAGTATCAAGGCTGATACAGCCTACTTCTTTAATAAGGAGGAGTTGTGGAAACTGATGGGGAATGTGCATATACAGAATTTGAAAGGTGAGCAGTTTGATACAGAGCTGCTGTATTGGGACCAGCGGGCACAAAGAATTTATTCGGATGAGTTTATCCGTATCGAGCAGCCTGACCGTATCATTACGGGACATGGCTTTGAATCCAATCAGCAGATGACTGTTTACACGATTCGCAAGCCGGAGGGTATCTTCTATGTTGACGAGGAGACTGCCGCAGCAGACAGCTTGCAGACTGATACCATAAATTGA
- a CDS encoding tetratricopeptide repeat protein, with translation MKIKTLVAVLLLSGGVTSTFAQTENCNSNSSISHEAVRAGNFKDAYAPCMAVLKDCPTLRYYTFTDAQKILVGFLSQIKDRNSADYKKYFDELMDVYDLRMKYIPEFIGKGMKGVPSVADALGAKAVDYLQFAPAPDLNTAYNWLKESVHAEKGGSKGAVLHYFLDTSMQKVKADDNHTDQFFQDYIDASKYADDALAAETKEAKKANLQAIKDNLVAMFIQSGVADCESLQNIYGPKVEASKTDSAFLKKALNILKLMKCNESEVYFKASEYMYQIDPTADAAVGVAYMYYKKGDYDNAVKYFDEALAKETDNDKKAEMAYATAAALMQAKKLSQARSYCQKAMSFKENYGEPYILLAQLYGSNPNWTDEPALNKCTYFVVIDKLQRAKAVDPSVTERANELISTYSRHTPQAKDLFMLGYKAGDRITIGGWIGESTTIR, from the coding sequence ATGAAAATTAAGACGCTTGTGGCTGTCTTGCTCCTTTCGGGTGGAGTGACCAGCACTTTCGCACAGACTGAAAATTGTAATTCGAACAGTAGTATCTCTCATGAAGCAGTGAGAGCTGGTAACTTTAAGGATGCATACGCTCCTTGTATGGCTGTATTGAAGGATTGTCCTACACTGCGGTATTACACATTTACAGATGCTCAGAAGATTTTAGTGGGTTTCTTGAGTCAGATTAAGGATAGAAATTCTGCTGATTACAAGAAGTATTTTGATGAGTTGATGGATGTATATGATTTGAGAATGAAGTACATTCCTGAATTCATTGGTAAGGGAATGAAGGGTGTGCCGAGTGTGGCTGATGCCTTGGGTGCCAAAGCTGTGGATTATCTTCAGTTCGCTCCTGCTCCGGACCTTAATACGGCTTATAATTGGCTGAAAGAATCTGTTCATGCTGAAAAGGGTGGTTCCAAAGGTGCGGTGTTGCACTATTTCCTGGATACTTCCATGCAGAAGGTAAAGGCTGATGATAATCATACCGACCAGTTTTTCCAGGATTATATTGATGCTTCCAAGTATGCAGATGACGCACTTGCTGCTGAAACCAAGGAAGCTAAGAAGGCTAACTTGCAAGCTATCAAGGATAACCTCGTGGCCATGTTCATTCAGAGTGGTGTAGCTGATTGTGAATCTTTGCAGAATATCTATGGTCCTAAGGTGGAAGCAAGCAAGACTGACTCCGCTTTCTTGAAGAAGGCATTGAACATCCTGAAATTGATGAAGTGCAACGAAAGCGAAGTTTACTTCAAGGCATCTGAGTACATGTATCAGATTGACCCGACTGCCGATGCAGCTGTAGGTGTAGCATACATGTACTATAAGAAAGGTGACTATGACAATGCCGTGAAGTATTTTGATGAAGCATTGGCTAAAGAAACTGATAATGACAAGAAGGCTGAAATGGCATACGCTACTGCCGCAGCCTTGATGCAGGCCAAGAAACTCTCTCAGGCAAGAAGCTACTGCCAAAAGGCTATGAGCTTTAAGGAGAACTATGGAGAGCCTTATATTTTACTGGCACAGCTTTACGGCTCCAATCCTAACTGGACCGATGAGCCTGCTCTGAATAAGTGTACTTACTTTGTAGTAATTGACAAGCTGCAGAGAGCTAAAGCTGTAGATCCTTCAGTTACAGAACGTGCTAACGAATTGATTAGTACTTATTCCCGCCACACTCCCCAGGCTAAAGACCTCTTTATGTTGGGTTACAAAGCTGGTGACCGTATCACTATCGGTGGATGGATAGGTGAATCTACAACTATCAGATAA
- a CDS encoding SurA N-terminal domain-containing protein gives MATLQNIRSKGPLLVIVIGLALFAFIAGDAWKVLQPHQSQDVGEVNGESISAQDFQALVEEYTEVIKFSSGNSALSDEQTNQIKDEVWRTYVNNKLIEKEAKKLGLVVSKAEIQAIINAGVHPMLQQTPFRNPQTGAFDKDMLKKFLVDYSKMNKAQMPSQYAEYYESMYKFWSFLEKSLIQARLQEKYQALITKSLFSNPVEAQDAFDARVEQSDLLLAAVPYSSIVDSTIVIKDSDLKAAYDKKKEQFKQYVETRNIKFIDVQVTASAEDRAALQKEMEEYTEQLTANPSDYTTFIRSTGSEAPYTDLFYTTKSLPADVTARLDSVAVGGVFGPYYNVSDNTLNSFKKLATAAMPDSIEFRQIQVVAEDAEKTKTLADSIYNAIKGGASFAEVAKKYGQTGEPTWISSANYEGAQIDGDNLKYITAVTTLGQNELTNLALGQANVILQVTNKKAVKDKYKVAVIKRPVEFSKETYSKAYNEFSQFIAANNTLEKMIANAEDAGYKLLDRADLYSSEHGIGGIRGTKDALKWAFEAKAGEVSGLYECGESDRMLVVGVASIVPEGYRPLALVKDQLRAEILRDKKAEKIMADMKAANATSFEQYKNMANAVSDSVKHVTFSAPAYIPALRSSEPLVGAYASIAEVNKLSAPIKGNGGVFVLQPYAKEKLNETFNKETEEANLANMHARMASQFISDLYMKANVKDQRYLFF, from the coding sequence ATGGCAACATTACAAAACATTCGGTCTAAAGGACCTTTATTGGTGATTGTTATTGGTTTGGCGCTGTTTGCTTTCATCGCAGGTGACGCGTGGAAAGTGCTTCAGCCACACCAGTCACAAGACGTAGGTGAAGTGAACGGGGAATCAATTTCCGCTCAGGATTTTCAAGCATTGGTAGAAGAATATACAGAAGTCATCAAGTTCTCCAGTGGCAACAGTGCATTGAGCGATGAGCAGACAAACCAAATCAAAGATGAAGTATGGAGAACATACGTCAATAATAAGCTGATTGAAAAGGAAGCAAAGAAACTCGGTCTGGTTGTATCGAAGGCTGAGATTCAGGCTATCATTAATGCCGGTGTGCATCCGATGCTGCAACAGACTCCGTTCCGTAATCCTCAGACCGGTGCGTTTGATAAGGATATGTTGAAGAAGTTCTTGGTGGACTATTCAAAAATGAATAAGGCACAGATGCCTTCACAATATGCAGAATACTATGAATCCATGTACAAGTTCTGGTCTTTCCTCGAAAAGTCCCTTATCCAGGCACGTCTTCAGGAGAAGTATCAGGCTTTGATTACAAAATCTCTTTTCTCCAACCCGGTAGAAGCTCAGGACGCTTTTGATGCAAGAGTAGAGCAGTCAGACCTGCTGCTTGCTGCAGTTCCCTATTCTTCTATCGTTGACTCTACCATCGTTATCAAGGATTCCGATTTGAAAGCTGCATACGACAAGAAGAAAGAACAGTTCAAGCAATATGTGGAAACTCGCAATATCAAGTTCATTGATGTGCAAGTTACTGCAAGTGCAGAAGACAGAGCTGCTCTCCAGAAGGAAATGGAAGAATACACCGAACAACTTACTGCCAATCCTTCTGACTATACTACCTTCATCCGTTCTACCGGTTCCGAAGCTCCTTATACAGACTTGTTCTACACTACTAAGTCTCTGCCTGCTGATGTGACAGCCCGTTTGGACTCTGTTGCGGTGGGTGGTGTGTTCGGGCCTTATTATAACGTATCTGACAATACCCTCAACTCTTTCAAGAAATTGGCTACTGCTGCCATGCCGGACTCTATCGAGTTCCGTCAGATTCAGGTAGTTGCCGAAGATGCTGAAAAGACGAAGACTTTGGCCGACAGCATCTACAATGCTATTAAGGGTGGTGCCAGCTTTGCTGAAGTTGCGAAGAAGTACGGTCAGACCGGTGAGCCTACCTGGATTTCTTCTGCTAACTACGAAGGCGCACAGATTGACGGTGACAACTTGAAATACATTACCGCTGTCACAACTTTGGGACAGAACGAACTGACCAATCTGGCGTTGGGACAAGCAAATGTCATTTTGCAAGTAACCAACAAGAAGGCTGTCAAGGATAAATATAAGGTAGCCGTTATCAAGCGTCCGGTAGAATTCAGCAAGGAAACTTACAGCAAGGCATACAATGAGTTCAGCCAGTTCATCGCTGCAAACAATACTTTAGAGAAAATGATTGCCAATGCGGAAGATGCTGGTTACAAGTTGCTGGATAGAGCCGATTTGTACAGCTCTGAACATGGTATCGGTGGTATCAGAGGAACCAAAGATGCTTTGAAATGGGCGTTTGAGGCAAAAGCCGGTGAAGTTTCTGGTTTGTACGAATGTGGCGAGAGCGACCGTATGCTGGTAGTAGGTGTTGCAAGTATTGTTCCTGAAGGTTATCGCCCACTGGCTTTGGTAAAGGACCAGTTGAGAGCTGAAATTCTCCGTGACAAGAAAGCAGAGAAGATTATGGCTGATATGAAGGCTGCCAATGCAACTTCGTTCGAGCAGTACAAGAATATGGCAAATGCTGTCAGTGATTCTGTAAAGCACGTTACTTTCTCTGCTCCTGCCTATATCCCGGCATTGCGTAGTAGCGAACCTCTGGTAGGCGCGTACGCTTCTATTGCTGAAGTGAACAAGCTGAGTGCTCCTATCAAGGGTAACGGTGGTGTATTCGTTCTGCAACCATATGCAAAAGAGAAGCTGAACGAAACATTCAACAAGGAAACTGAAGAGGCTAACTTGGCTAACATGCATGCACGTATGGCAAGCCAGTTCATCAGTGACTTGTATATGAAAGCCAACGTAAAAGACCAACGTTATTTATTCTTCTAA